From Salmo salar chromosome ssa09, Ssal_v3.1, whole genome shotgun sequence:
ttccttcctgaattgactggctTCAATTCGAATTGACTCCAACCCAGGTAAAAGGTCTACTTACCAAATTTGTTTCTTCAACTTTTACACTACCTGTTccaccatctgtctctaatatacagggcattcagaaatgattcagaccccttgacttttccacattttgttacattacaaacttattctaaaatgtattcaatagttttttccccctcatcaatctacacacaatatcccataatgataaagcaccAACAGGTTTCtagattttttttcaaatgtattcaaaataataaaaaaagaaatatcacatttacataagtattcagacgctttactcagtacttggcggaagcacctttggcagtgattacagcctcgagtcttcttgggtatgacgctacaagcttggcacacctgtatttggagagtttcgcccattcttctctacaaatcctctcaagctctgtcaggttggatggggagtgtctctgcacagctattttcaggtctctccagagatattggattggttcaagtccaggcactggctgggccacttaaggagattcagacttgtcccgatgccactcctgcgttgtcttggctgtgtgctcagggtcattgtcccattggaaggtgaaccttcaccccagtctgaggtcctgagcgctctggagcaggttttcatcaaggatcgctctgtactttgctctgttcatctttccctcaatcctgactagtctcccagtccctgaaaaacatccacacagcatgatgctgccatcaccatgcttcaccgtagggatagtgccaggtttcctccagatgtgacgcttggcattcaggcaaaataattctatcttgtttatcatggtacTTCCAGATATGTCCTTTAGTGGCTTCTCTGACCACTCTACCTACCATAAatccctgattggtggagtactgcagagatggttgtccttctggaaggttctcccatctccacagaggaactctggagctctgtcagagtgaccatcgggttcttggtcaccttcctgaccaaggcccttttcactcgattgatcagtttggccgggcggctagctctaggaagagtattggtggttccaaacttcttcaatttaagaatgatggaggccactgtgttcttgtggaccttcaatgctgcagaaatgttttggtacccttccccagatctgtgccttgacacaatcctgtctcggagctctacggacaattccttcgacctcatggcttggtttttgctctgacatacattgtcaactgtgggaccttatttggggtggcagggtagcctagtggttagagtgttggactagtaactgctaggttgcaagttcaaatccctgagctgacaaggtacaaatctgttgttctgcccctgaacaaggcaattaacccactattcctaggctgtcattgaaaataagaatttgttgcctagttaaataaaggaaaaataaatttaggtttgtgtctttccaaatcatgtccaatcaattgaatttaccacaggtggattccaatcaagttgcctacttaaataaaggaaaaataaatttAGACAGgtttgtgtctttccaaatcatgtccaatcaattgaatttaccacaggtggattccaatcaagttgttgataacatctcaatgatgatcaatggaaacaggatgcacctgagcacaattttgagtctcatagcaaagggcctgaatacttatgtaaataaggtatttttcttTTTACATTTACACAATTTGCTCAAATAATGTTTTCGctgtgttattatggggtattgtgtgttgagtgAACAGGGGAAAAAtaatttgatccattttagaatgaggctgtagcgtaacaaaatgtggaaaaagttaaggggtctgaatactttccaaatgcaataCATAATTTTCTCTGTTAGATTGACTGGAAAGGTTCAGAGGTCCCCACAGAATAAAAGTTATTACTGTATTCCGGTTCACAGAATAAAAGGTGTTAGAGCTGCATAGCAGAGCGTGTCACTGAATGTCCCTGTGTTTCTACAACAGGAAAGATGAATGGATCAAACATGGCTCTTGTGCTGCTTGTGTGGAGGGCATGAACTCTCCCTTGCGTTACTTCCAGATATGTCTGAAACTACGCGGGCGCTTCGATATTGACCGGTCAGACCCACTGTTCACATTCACAAACCTAACCTGCCTGTTTCACCATTACACATAGTCAAACCTCTTGTTGACGGCTTTTATCCTGGCTAAGCTACCTGTTCTCCGCCCGTTATTCAGAGCCTTGGAGGACGCAGGCATAAAGCCCTCCTGTAACCAGTCTTATCCAGTAGGTAGTCACTATCACCTTGGGGAAGGGTTAAGAGACATCTATAGGCATGCATTGTGGGCTTTACAGAAACTAAACTACAATGCTTTTCATGTACCATTATCTGGATGTACAGACTGAGACatggggtggcagcgtagcctagtggttagagtgttggactagtaactgaaaggttgcaagttcaaatccctgagctgacaaagtacaaatctgttgttctgcccctgaacaaggtagttaacctaGGGTGCcattgaaaataagtatttgttcttaactgacttgcctagttaaataaaggtaaaatttaaaaaaactaCATTGAAGGCTTTTTGCAGCATGGGTTTCAGTAGGATCTTATAAAATTGAACTTAAGTTTACATGGATGATGAAACTTGAATTCAGTTACTGCATTGTTCTGCCATCTGTTCAGTACGATAAAGTCAACCATGCTCTGGCCCCAGTCATTGGAGATGACCCCAACGTCCAGATTCAGTGTATAAATGATGAAAAGGTAAGCTAACAGCTAGGTAACAATCCCTAGCCTGAGTGCTCTGTCTGCTCCATCATGCCAGCTCCTTGTCACTGTGTCATGCCAAACTGTTTGGAGTAGGCAAGTGCAAAAACAAATCTGGAACCAAGCTAGAGTCACTGTGGTATTGTATCAAACCACACATTATAACCACTTGAGAGTTCTGTTTGCCTTTGGTGTAATTTGGCAGTGGCATTGATGCTTCCAAGATTTTGCAGATGTAGAGAAACAGTTTATTTGTGGGCATGTAAATGGAATCCCCCATCACTTCCCTCAGGGACGAGAAGTATTGGTCCAGGTGAAGATCCCTCTGTCTCAAAACCTCACCCTTGGATGTCATCACAAAGAGGACCAGGGAGCTGAACCAGAACCTACCCAGCTCTGGCACACCTTTCCTGGGCACCCCTGTCCACAGGACTCCCCTGTCTTTTACTTCCCTATAAAACACGACCGCCCACACCAGCCATGTGACTAGTGTTATGTCTGCCTTCACCACAGACGGGGCTGCCATGCCTGCTGGCTTAACCTAATGATAAGCAAGTTCTTGAATTGCAGGGCTCACATCTGACACAGATTACATTTAAGGCACTCATGTCATACGCAGGCACTTTATGTCCTTTAAGTATTTTTCTTTTGCAAACATGCTTTTGGTGAGTCCAAATATACATTTTGTAGGCAAAATAAATGAGTATTTTAAAGCACCTTATTGTTGCGTATATACAAAATGTTTATCTAAGACACAGCGCaacagttaacatttaattgacacTGTACACACATAACCAAAAGGTAGTTTCTATAACAAAAAAGTAAAGCATAGACAGAAATTACAACCACAGAGCACTAAAAACCAATGGGAGTTCACTAACAGCACAAGTTTGACTGAAAAAATTTTTTACGGACAATTTTAATCTTTGATAGTGAACACGGGGGCACATATTCTGCTTGTTTTGAGTGACGCTGCTTTGCAGTGAGGGCGTGTTGTGGGCGTGAGGTTGGGGTGTGATGGCTCAGAGCTCCAGCTTGCCCAGGAAGCGGAGGTTGAGAATCTTCAGCTGGTCATCCAGCTCCATCCTGACGATGCCGTCGTCCCCGTCAATACTCAGTAGAATCCCCGTGGCCTCGCGGTCCTCCCCTAGAATCACCTTCACCTGGAGAGAGGCACCACAGACAACAGATGACACACCAAGAGCAGCCAGAGCCTTATGAACCCAAAGAACCATGCATCTGTCCACAGAGCTCTGAGTCCAGTGAAGAGGTGCTGTGGTGAGAAACAGCCTTACCTTGTTGTTCTTAGTTGGGGTGACAGGCTCCAGGTGTTCACTGGAGATGCTCACCACCTTCTCTGTGTCCTGGAGGAAGACGGAGCACATGCCACCCTGAGGAAGGAGAAGACGCATCAGGTCAATGATGGGAGTACTTGGCTCAGCACGTTCATGTTGTGTTTGAT
This genomic window contains:
- the rnaset2l gene encoding ribonuclease T2-like precursor, with protein sequence MLSPVLLMVALLTVLTVTMESDHWITDQQEKFCTWQCLKFTLQWPGSFCLGLKNSSQCRIPPNIQTWTIHGLWPLKAHTCCLCWPIFHSDLKELDPELSQLWPSLLKTQSSFLFWKDEWIKHGSCAACVEGMNSPLRYFQICLKLRGRFDIDRALEDAGIKPSCNQSYPYDKVNHALAPVIGDDPNVQIQCINDEKGREVLVQVKIPLSQNLTLGCHHKEDQGAEPEPTQLWHTFPGHPCPQDSPVFYFPIKHDRPHQPCD
- the rnaset2l gene encoding ribonuclease T2-like isoform X1, with protein sequence MLSPVLLMVALLTVLTVTMESDHWITDQQEKFCTWQCLKFTLQWPGSFCLGLKNSSQCRIPPNIQTWTIHGLWPLKAHTCCLCWPIFHSDLKELDPELSQLWPSLLKTQSSFLFWKDEWIKHGSCAACVEGMNSPLRYFQICLKLRGRFDIDRALEDAGIKPSCNQSYPGREVLVQVKIPLSQNLTLGCHHKEDQGAEPEPTQLWHTFPGHPCPQDSPVFYFPIKHDRPHQPCD